In Desulfonatronovibrio hydrogenovorans DSM 9292, the following proteins share a genomic window:
- the lon gene encoding endopeptidase La, giving the protein MNDNEKPETQEKKKITGPDLNPDAKQAKEGELEIPSTLPLLPVRDIVVFNYMILPLFVGREKSVQAIDSALNNNRYLLICTQKDEQVENPGPEDIYQTGTVALIMRMLKMPDGRLKVLVQGISRARIKKFIQTDSMDTVEVEVVKDREFTETTSESEAMLRAAREQSEKILGLRGIDSAEIMAVLNTVDDPGRLADLVASNLRMKPAEAQKILECEDPLQRLKMVNEQLIKEVEVASMQAKIQNMAKEGMDKAQREYFLREQLKAIRKELGDVSESGDDLEQLRQSLKKAGLPSKVMKEAEKQLQRLENMHPDSAESTVARTYLEWLVDIPWKKKTKDRLDIKQAEKILNQDHYDLEKVKERILEYLSVRKLNPKMKGPILCFVGPPGVGKTSLGQSIARSLNRKFVRMSLGGMRDEAEIRGHRRTYIGSMPGRIIQGMKEAGAINPVFMLDEIDKVGSDFRGDPSSALLEVLDPEQNHSFTDHYLNVPYDLSKAMFVCTANILDTIPSALLDRMEVIRIPGYTEQEKIKIADKYLLPRQIAENGLTRKNIQLGETVIREIIRNYTREAGLRNLEREIGGVCRKIARQVAEGKKGPFKITKKGLAKMLGIPKYQNEDRDKELPPGVAVGLAWTPYGGEILHVEVSLMPGKGKLILTGQMGDVMKESAQAALSYARSRALKLGLDEDLLDRRDIHIHVPAGATPKDGPSAGVTMVSALVSALSDTPLANDTGMTGEITLRGRILPVGGIKEKILAAVGAGIKTVIIPGSNKRDFDEIPAELRRNIKIKTVENIDEVWPVLGIEIKKTAC; this is encoded by the coding sequence ACTCTTCCCCTGTTGCCGGTCAGAGATATAGTGGTATTCAACTACATGATCCTTCCCCTGTTCGTGGGAAGAGAAAAAAGCGTCCAGGCCATAGATTCAGCTTTGAACAACAACAGATACCTTCTGATTTGTACTCAAAAAGATGAACAGGTGGAAAATCCAGGGCCTGAGGACATCTATCAGACCGGGACCGTGGCCTTGATCATGCGCATGCTCAAGATGCCTGACGGTCGGCTCAAGGTGCTGGTCCAGGGCATCAGCCGGGCCAGGATCAAGAAATTCATCCAGACCGATTCCATGGACACTGTAGAAGTCGAGGTGGTCAAGGACAGGGAGTTCACCGAGACCACTTCCGAGTCCGAAGCCATGCTCAGAGCTGCCAGAGAGCAGAGTGAAAAAATCCTGGGGCTGAGGGGCATTGATTCGGCCGAAATAATGGCTGTGCTGAATACTGTGGATGATCCGGGAAGGCTTGCCGACCTGGTGGCATCCAACCTGAGGATGAAACCGGCTGAAGCTCAGAAAATCCTTGAGTGTGAAGATCCTCTCCAGCGCCTGAAAATGGTCAATGAGCAGCTGATCAAGGAGGTCGAAGTCGCTTCCATGCAGGCCAAAATCCAGAACATGGCCAAAGAGGGAATGGACAAGGCCCAGCGTGAATACTTTCTCAGGGAACAGCTCAAAGCCATCCGCAAGGAACTTGGCGACGTCTCTGAAAGCGGTGATGACCTTGAACAGCTGAGACAATCCCTGAAAAAAGCCGGTCTTCCGTCCAAGGTCATGAAAGAGGCTGAAAAACAGCTGCAGCGTCTGGAAAATATGCATCCGGACTCTGCTGAATCAACCGTGGCCAGGACTTACCTTGAATGGCTGGTGGACATTCCCTGGAAAAAGAAAACCAAGGACCGCCTGGACATCAAACAGGCTGAAAAGATCCTCAACCAGGATCACTACGACCTGGAAAAGGTCAAGGAAAGAATCCTGGAATACCTGAGCGTAAGAAAGCTCAACCCCAAGATGAAGGGTCCCATTTTATGCTTTGTTGGGCCTCCTGGGGTGGGCAAGACCTCCCTTGGCCAATCCATTGCCAGGTCGCTGAACCGCAAATTCGTGCGCATGTCTCTGGGGGGAATGCGTGACGAGGCCGAAATAAGAGGGCATCGAAGGACATACATCGGATCCATGCCCGGCCGGATCATCCAGGGCATGAAAGAAGCCGGAGCAATAAACCCGGTCTTCATGCTGGATGAAATAGACAAGGTCGGCAGCGACTTCAGGGGTGACCCGTCGTCAGCCCTTCTTGAGGTCCTTGATCCTGAGCAGAATCACTCCTTTACTGATCACTACCTCAATGTTCCCTATGACCTGTCCAAGGCCATGTTTGTGTGTACAGCCAACATCCTTGACACCATACCTTCGGCCCTTCTGGACAGGATGGAGGTCATCAGGATCCCTGGTTATACTGAACAGGAAAAAATCAAGATTGCCGACAAGTATCTGCTGCCCAGGCAGATTGCTGAAAACGGTCTCACCAGGAAGAACATCCAGCTGGGGGAAACCGTTATCCGGGAAATCATCCGTAACTACACCAGGGAAGCTGGTCTCAGAAACCTGGAACGGGAAATAGGCGGAGTCTGCCGCAAAATAGCCAGACAAGTGGCTGAAGGCAAAAAAGGCCCCTTCAAAATCACTAAAAAGGGACTGGCCAAAATGCTGGGGATTCCCAAATATCAGAATGAGGACCGGGACAAGGAGCTTCCTCCAGGAGTAGCAGTGGGACTGGCCTGGACACCATACGGTGGAGAAATTCTGCATGTGGAAGTAAGCTTGATGCCTGGCAAGGGAAAACTCATCCTGACCGGACAGATGGGCGATGTCATGAAGGAAAGTGCCCAGGCGGCCCTGAGTTACGCCAGAAGCAGGGCCCTGAAGCTTGGGCTTGACGAAGACCTTCTGGACAGGCGTGACATCCATATCCATGTCCCGGCCGGAGCCACCCCCAAGGACGGTCCCTCTGCCGGTGTGACCATGGTTTCAGCCCTGGTTTCAGCATTATCCGACACACCCCTGGCCAATGATACAGGCATGACCGGAGAAATAACTCTGCGGGGCAGGATCCTTCCGGTAGGCGGAATAAAGGAAAAAATTCTGGCCGCAGTGGGGGCCGGGATCAAGACAGTGATCATTCCCGGATCCAACAAACGTGATTTTGACGAAATACCGGCTGAGCTGAGAAGAAACATCAAGATCAAGACCGTGGAAAATATTGATGAAGTCTGGCCAGTACTGGGAATTGAAATAAAAAAGACTGCCTGCTGA
- a CDS encoding CBS domain-containing protein, which yields MLYRKRAWDMMHSEFAAVDEEATLSRVIQALEEVQAVSADNDCVIIMSREGRFVGIISIWDIIKAMGPVFLKKAARDMDQDSYERAFELACKIGGQAGIKKIIQKNVPRIRPNDTLARIMEVFLDYAQKRAVVEEGGKVMGIVTARDVYQEIARNV from the coding sequence ATGTTATATCGCAAAAGGGCCTGGGACATGATGCACAGTGAGTTTGCCGCAGTTGATGAGGAGGCGACCCTGTCCAGGGTGATTCAGGCCTTGGAAGAAGTTCAGGCTGTTTCTGCGGACAATGACTGCGTAATCATCATGTCCAGAGAAGGCAGGTTTGTGGGAATCATTTCCATCTGGGATATCATCAAGGCCATGGGACCGGTATTTCTGAAAAAAGCTGCCAGGGACATGGACCAGGACAGCTATGAAAGGGCTTTTGAACTGGCCTGCAAAATCGGGGGCCAGGCCGGAATAAAAAAAATAATTCAGAAAAATGTTCCAAGGATCAGGCCCAATGACACTCTGGCCAGAATCATGGAAGTCTTTTTGGATTACGCTCAGAAAAGGGCGGTGGTGGAAGAAGGGGGAAAGGTTATGGGTATTGTGACTGCCCGTGATGTATATCAGGAGATCGCCAGGAATGTCTGA
- a CDS encoding HD domain-containing protein has product MGIQLPSVRKGLLQLIFSGSFMKRWNDKLRPVELAEVDKQAHKMIAAFALFVLNSKGLHREEQIKLAEDIILGGIFDYLYRLVITDIKPPVFYQIKSNPDHYRQLTKWVLEQLQPRVQPLGGEFWDRLRSYLEKPDHPDLAGRILSGAHIFASSWEFSLIKGINPGDDELKEIEDNFAALLQEHNDLEGMQDLIQGSNSGLGGFLNLCGRLRFQKRWSQTPRIPETSVLGHMFIVACFAYFFSLSIQACPLRRQNNFFAGLLHDLPELLTRDIISPVKQSVRRIGDLIKEYENQELEQRVFTLLSDPAYSDLTGRLRYYLGADGTSEFDNTIVQGGRAIRVSWADLQTRYNQDCFDPKDGYLLKVCDNLAAFIEAYTATRNGITNEQLQHAQWKIRNMYQHESLLEGVHIGALLADFD; this is encoded by the coding sequence ATGGGTATTCAACTCCCCAGCGTTCGAAAGGGGCTGCTTCAGCTGATTTTTTCCGGATCCTTCATGAAAAGGTGGAATGACAAGCTGCGCCCGGTGGAATTGGCCGAAGTTGACAAGCAGGCCCATAAGATGATTGCTGCTTTTGCCCTGTTTGTCCTTAATTCCAAAGGACTGCACAGAGAGGAGCAGATAAAGCTGGCCGAGGACATCATCCTTGGGGGCATCTTTGACTACCTCTACCGCCTGGTCATTACGGACATCAAACCTCCGGTCTTTTATCAGATCAAGTCAAATCCCGACCACTACCGGCAACTGACCAAATGGGTTCTGGAACAGCTGCAGCCCAGGGTTCAGCCTTTGGGTGGAGAATTCTGGGACAGACTGAGATCCTATCTTGAAAAGCCTGACCATCCGGACCTTGCCGGCAGGATCTTAAGCGGGGCTCATATATTTGCCAGCAGCTGGGAGTTCAGCCTGATCAAAGGGATTAATCCCGGTGATGACGAACTCAAGGAAATTGAAGATAACTTTGCTGCCCTGCTTCAGGAGCATAATGACCTGGAGGGGATGCAGGACCTGATCCAGGGGTCAAATTCCGGACTGGGAGGTTTTCTGAATCTGTGCGGCAGACTCAGATTTCAGAAAAGGTGGTCCCAGACACCGCGAATTCCAGAGACTTCGGTTCTGGGGCATATGTTCATCGTGGCCTGCTTTGCCTACTTTTTCAGCCTTTCAATCCAGGCCTGCCCGCTGAGGAGGCAGAATAATTTTTTTGCCGGCCTGCTCCATGACCTGCCTGAGCTGCTTACCAGGGATATAATTTCTCCGGTCAAACAGTCGGTCCGGCGGATCGGGGATTTGATCAAGGAATATGAAAATCAGGAGCTGGAGCAGAGGGTTTTCACCCTGTTAAGCGATCCAGCCTATAGCGATCTGACCGGACGGCTGCGTTACTATCTGGGTGCAGACGGAACTTCAGAGTTTGATAATACCATTGTTCAAGGCGGCAGGGCGATCCGGGTGAGCTGGGCAGATCTCCAGACCAGATACAACCAGGATTGTTTTGATCCCAAAGACGGATATCTGCTCAAGGTCTGCGACAACCTGGCTGCCTTTATTGAGGCCTATACAGCCACCAGAAACGGGATAACCAACGAGCAGCTGCAGCACGCCCAGTGGAAGATCAGGAATATGTACCAGCACGAATCACTGCTGGAAGGAGTGCATATCGGTGCTCTGCTGGCGGACTTTGACTGA
- the rplM gene encoding 50S ribosomal protein L13, which translates to MKTYSPKPQDAQKNWQVIDAKDKILGRMATEIAVKLRGKDKPEFAPHMDMGDFVIVVNADKIRVTGNKLEQKKYHRHTGYPGGIKEISLAKLLEKKPEEVIRHSVRGMLPKNKIGRQLLKKLKIYAGPDHPHTAQQPVNQES; encoded by the coding sequence ATGAAGACATATAGTCCCAAACCGCAGGACGCCCAGAAAAACTGGCAGGTTATTGACGCCAAGGATAAAATCCTGGGCAGAATGGCAACTGAGATCGCTGTCAAACTCAGGGGCAAGGACAAGCCTGAGTTTGCTCCGCACATGGACATGGGCGACTTTGTCATAGTAGTCAACGCTGACAAGATCAGGGTTACAGGCAACAAGCTTGAGCAGAAGAAGTACCATCGCCACACTGGTTATCCAGGTGGAATCAAGGAAATCAGCCTGGCTAAACTCCTGGAAAAAAAGCCTGAGGAAGTCATCAGACATTCTGTCCGGGGGATGCTTCCCAAAAACAAGATTGGTCGTCAGCTCCTCAAAAAACTGAAAATTTATGCTGGACCGGACCATCCCCATACAGCCCAGCAGCCTGTCAATCAGGAATCATAA
- the rpsI gene encoding 30S ribosomal protein S9 produces the protein MKEDFYYGTGRRKTSVARTRLYNGSGQILINDRPYQDYFPRSTLQMIINQPLKLTKVQGKFDIKVNVTGGGLAGQAQAVRHGISRALLEVSSDYRPTLKKAGLLTRDARVKERKKYGQRGARARFQYSKR, from the coding sequence ATGAAGGAAGATTTTTACTACGGTACAGGCAGGAGAAAAACATCTGTAGCCAGAACCAGACTTTACAATGGATCAGGCCAGATACTCATAAACGATCGTCCCTATCAGGACTATTTCCCCAGATCTACCCTGCAGATGATCATTAATCAGCCCCTCAAGCTGACCAAGGTCCAGGGGAAATTTGACATTAAGGTCAATGTCACTGGTGGCGGTCTGGCCGGCCAGGCCCAGGCGGTCCGGCACGGAATCAGCAGAGCCCTGCTGGAAGTAAGCTCTGATTACCGTCCCACCTTGAAAAAGGCAGGCCTGTTGACCAGAGATGCCCGGGTCAAGGAAAGAAAGAAGTACGGTCAAAGAGGAGCCAGGGCAAGGTTCCAGTACTCCAAACGTTAA
- a CDS encoding radical SAM protein: MSNRSTPYLVCADQNGQILEEPGLLMLTRQGRQLALPRPDDLIPLPESSDLFLLPGRRALGLDPQTGQVEMVEELAVAGFASPGHTLTGTAAFMSDPDAPVLSMYAYGAVGYMNNRFWISARLVDRDQRQVFTGIPQREITARAGELLKKFPENRLIKHLAGCALHSCCPAARNLVLGRFEAPLPTSRTCNAACIGCLSLQPPDSGFESTQQRISFTPSPKEIAQVMTLHSARAKRPILSFGQGCEGEPLTQARLISQAVAGVRSTISHATVNMNTNGSMPGFVPDLAQAGLDSVRVSLNSADPALYHAYYRPKGYNFEDVRNFVVQAKKMNLFVSLNLLYYPGVSDTETQIQSLISFIADTRPNFIQMRNLNLDPDIYLDLLGDSDLGPQAGLSNFMKRIRKECPWVGFGYFNPYLGDGQ, encoded by the coding sequence ATGAGCAACAGATCAACCCCTTATCTCGTATGCGCTGACCAGAACGGGCAGATCCTGGAAGAACCCGGTTTGCTCATGCTCACCCGCCAGGGCAGGCAGCTTGCACTGCCAAGGCCGGATGACCTTATCCCCCTGCCCGAATCAAGCGATCTGTTTCTTCTGCCCGGAAGAAGGGCCTTAGGGCTTGACCCGCAAACCGGACAAGTCGAAATGGTTGAAGAACTGGCTGTGGCCGGATTTGCCAGCCCTGGTCACACCCTGACCGGAACTGCGGCTTTCATGTCTGACCCCGACGCTCCGGTCCTTTCCATGTACGCTTACGGTGCAGTGGGGTACATGAACAACAGATTCTGGATATCCGCCAGACTGGTCGATCGGGATCAACGCCAGGTATTTACCGGGATCCCCCAAAGGGAAATCACTGCCAGGGCCGGGGAACTGCTCAAAAAATTCCCTGAAAACCGGCTGATCAAACATCTGGCCGGATGCGCCCTGCATTCCTGCTGTCCAGCAGCCAGGAACCTGGTTCTGGGAAGATTTGAGGCCCCTTTGCCCACCTCCAGGACCTGCAATGCCGCATGCATCGGCTGCCTGTCTCTGCAGCCGCCTGACTCAGGCTTTGAGTCCACCCAGCAAAGGATTTCCTTTACTCCCAGTCCCAAGGAAATTGCCCAGGTCATGACTCTGCACAGTGCCAGGGCCAAAAGGCCTATTCTGTCCTTTGGTCAGGGATGCGAAGGAGAGCCTTTGACCCAGGCCCGGCTCATATCCCAGGCGGTTGCAGGCGTGAGAAGCACCATCAGCCATGCCACTGTAAACATGAACACCAATGGCTCCATGCCCGGATTTGTCCCTGATCTGGCCCAAGCAGGACTGGATTCAGTCCGAGTCAGTCTGAACAGCGCTGATCCGGCTCTTTACCATGCCTACTACAGGCCCAAGGGATATAATTTTGAGGATGTCCGGAATTTCGTGGTCCAGGCCAAAAAAATGAACCTGTTCGTCTCACTGAACCTGCTCTACTATCCCGGTGTGAGTGATACCGAAACCCAGATCCAGAGTTTGATCAGCTTTATCGCTGATACTCGACCGAACTTCATCCAGATGCGAAACCTGAATCTTGATCCGGATATCTACCTTGATCTGCTGGGGGACAGCGACCTGGGACCCCAGGCCGGTCTGAGCAATTTCATGAAAAGGATCAGGAAGGAGTGTCCCTGGGTGGGTTTTGGATACTTTAATCCGTATCTGGGGGACGGACAGTAA
- the purM gene encoding phosphoribosylformylglycinamidine cyclo-ligase yields the protein MSKRGDSYKEAGVDIRKADDFIRRIKPLVAGTHVKGVMTDIGGFGGLFKLDTQDMNEPVLVASTDGVGTKLKLAFAFDVHDTIGVDLVAMSVNDVLVQGAKPLFFLDYFATGKLDPDKAESVVRGIAKGCKAAGCALLGGETAEMPDFYAPGEYDLSGFCVGVVDNKQMIDGRSIRPDDVIIGLASSGLHSNGFSLVRKILDESGLTGNDLFPGTKNRVSEILLQPTKIYVAEVMSIMRDIQVNGMVHITGGGFYDNIPRMIQKGLSARISFGSWDIPPVMNWVREGAGISWEEMLQIFNCGIGYVIICPDGYRDDVLSRLNAMDCPAWEIGRVVESKKGMENVFIDF from the coding sequence ATGTCCAAGCGTGGTGATTCGTATAAAGAAGCCGGAGTGGATATCCGAAAAGCAGATGATTTTATCAGAAGAATCAAGCCGCTGGTGGCCGGAACCCACGTCAAGGGGGTCATGACGGATATCGGCGGGTTCGGCGGTCTTTTTAAGCTGGACACTCAGGACATGAATGAACCGGTTCTGGTGGCATCCACTGATGGAGTGGGCACAAAGCTGAAGCTGGCCTTTGCCTTTGATGTCCACGACACCATTGGCGTGGACCTGGTGGCAATGTCGGTTAACGATGTCCTGGTTCAGGGTGCAAAGCCATTGTTTTTTCTGGACTACTTTGCCACAGGCAAGCTGGACCCGGACAAGGCCGAATCAGTGGTCCGGGGAATTGCCAAGGGGTGCAAGGCAGCCGGATGCGCTCTTCTGGGTGGAGAAACAGCGGAAATGCCGGATTTTTATGCTCCTGGAGAATACGATCTTTCCGGGTTCTGTGTGGGCGTGGTGGATAACAAACAGATGATCGACGGCCGGAGCATCAGGCCTGATGATGTGATCATCGGTCTGGCTTCATCCGGTCTTCATTCCAACGGCTTTTCTCTGGTCAGAAAAATTCTTGATGAGTCAGGCCTGACCGGAAATGACCTGTTCCCAGGAACCAAGAACAGGGTCAGCGAGATCCTGCTGCAACCCACAAAGATCTACGTGGCCGAAGTAATGAGCATAATGCGCGACATCCAGGTCAACGGGATGGTGCATATCACCGGTGGCGGGTTCTACGACAACATCCCCAGGATGATCCAAAAAGGTCTGTCCGCCAGGATCAGTTTCGGATCCTGGGATATTCCGCCAGTCATGAACTGGGTCAGGGAAGGGGCTGGAATCAGCTGGGAGGAGATGCTGCAGATATTTAACTGCGGCATCGGGTATGTAATCATCTGTCCTGATGGCTACCGGGATGATGTCCTGTCCAGGCTAAATGCCATGGACTGCCCGGCCTGGGAGATCGGCAGAGTGGTGGAGTCCAAAAAGGGTATGGAGAATGTGTTTATAGACTTTTAA
- a CDS encoding TRAP transporter large permease encodes MSLTLVGITGIISLLLIIFFLRIPVGFAMAMVGFAGFAWVVNPQAAMGMLADEVWEVFSSYGLTVIPMFILMGQISFHAGVNKRLYNAAYVWMGRVRGGMAMSTILACAGFAAICGSNTATAATMGTVALPEMKKYGYSPVLSSASVAAGATLGVLIPPSVVLIVIGLQTGQAIGVLFWAALLPGFLLCLFFLGSIYLLCLRHPGVAPAGTRTTLREKVRALKGAVEILILFALIMVGMIKGFFTPTQAGAIGSFLALTIGVIGGNLGFRKIYLALTDTLRISAMIMAIILGAVIFGRFLAVTRLPFELATIVGELAVPSFVIIILIGLVYILGGAIMDALALLIITIPIFFPIAQSMGYDPVWFAVFITVVTTLGAITPPVGINTYIVASMGHGASLSGVFRGVMLFIPCFFLLLFLLILFPGIAVYLPGLFY; translated from the coding sequence ATGAGTCTGACCCTTGTTGGTATTACCGGTATAATAAGCCTTCTGCTGATCATCTTTTTTCTGCGGATACCTGTGGGCTTTGCCATGGCCATGGTTGGCTTTGCCGGCTTTGCCTGGGTGGTCAATCCCCAGGCTGCCATGGGAATGCTGGCTGATGAAGTCTGGGAGGTTTTTTCTTCCTACGGCCTGACAGTCATACCCATGTTTATCCTTATGGGCCAGATCAGCTTTCATGCCGGGGTAAACAAACGGCTGTACAACGCTGCCTATGTCTGGATGGGCAGGGTCCGGGGGGGGATGGCCATGTCAACAATTCTGGCCTGTGCCGGTTTTGCTGCCATCTGCGGTTCCAATACAGCGACTGCGGCAACCATGGGCACCGTAGCCCTGCCGGAAATGAAAAAGTACGGTTACAGTCCGGTCCTCAGCTCTGCCAGCGTGGCTGCCGGAGCTACGCTGGGGGTGCTCATCCCGCCAAGTGTTGTGCTAATCGTCATCGGTCTGCAGACGGGACAGGCCATAGGGGTCCTGTTCTGGGCCGCTTTGCTGCCTGGTTTCTTGCTTTGTCTTTTTTTTCTTGGGTCCATTTACCTGCTCTGTCTCAGGCATCCCGGGGTGGCTCCAGCCGGGACCAGGACCACCCTCAGAGAAAAGGTCCGGGCCCTGAAAGGGGCTGTGGAAATACTTATCCTCTTTGCCCTGATCATGGTGGGAATGATCAAAGGTTTTTTCACCCCGACTCAGGCCGGAGCCATTGGCTCATTTCTGGCCCTGACCATCGGTGTCATAGGCGGAAACCTGGGTTTCAGAAAGATATACCTGGCCCTGACCGATACCCTGCGCATCTCAGCCATGATCATGGCCATCATCCTCGGGGCAGTGATCTTCGGCCGCTTTCTGGCGGTAACCAGGCTGCCCTTTGAACTGGCGACCATTGTTGGCGAACTGGCTGTGCCGTCTTTTGTAATTATCATCCTCATCGGCCTTGTTTATATTCTTGGGGGGGCCATAATGGATGCTCTGGCCCTTTTAATCATCACCATCCCCATTTTCTTTCCCATTGCCCAGTCCATGGGCTACGATCCAGTCTGGTTTGCCGTGTTCATAACCGTGGTCACCACCCTGGGGGCCATAACCCCTCCAGTGGGCATTAATACTTACATAGTGGCTTCAATGGGCCATGGTGCCTCCCTGTCAGGGGTCTTCAGAGGGGTAATGCTGTTTATTCCCTGCTTTTTCCTGCTCCTCTTCCTGCTTATCCTGTTCCCGGGAATCGCGGTCTACCTGCCGGGCCTTTTCTACTGA
- a CDS encoding TRAP transporter small permease yields the protein MLDFLSGFSSRLNTVLLALGAIVLILMMGLATANMVLGFFGQPIRGAYEATGFLGALAVCLALAPTQQVRGHIAVNIFDRFIPRKIRQALNLVSQIILACFFLLVIYRLVMLGLTLKLFGELSEGLRISYYPLIFVLAFGFGALVLTLVVQILSQGKEN from the coding sequence GTGCTTGATTTCCTGTCAGGATTTTCCTCCAGGCTTAATACGGTCCTGCTGGCCCTGGGGGCAATTGTCCTGATTCTGATGATGGGACTGGCAACCGCCAACATGGTCCTGGGGTTTTTCGGCCAGCCTATCAGGGGAGCATATGAGGCCACTGGTTTTCTTGGGGCTCTGGCTGTCTGCCTGGCCCTGGCTCCCACCCAGCAGGTCCGGGGGCATATTGCTGTCAATATTTTTGACAGGTTCATTCCCAGAAAAATCAGGCAGGCGCTGAACCTGGTTTCCCAGATTATTCTGGCCTGTTTTTTTCTTCTTGTCATCTACCGACTGGTCATGCTGGGGTTGACCCTGAAGCTTTTTGGTGAGCTTTCCGAAGGCTTGAGAATTTCTTATTATCCCTTGATCTTTGTTCTGGCTTTTGGTTTCGGGGCCTTGGTGCTGACTCTGGTGGTCCAGATTTTATCCCAAGGCAAGGAAAACTGA
- a CDS encoding TRAP transporter substrate-binding protein, with translation MMKKLLLVLFLVFGPCSLASAETIRLSYANFPPANTFPSVQMERWKEEVELRTNGRVKIDTYPGGSLLGARNMFRGVIQGQADIGNLSMSYQPGVFPMTSVLELPVGFTSAKAASAALWDLYEKYQPREFDQVKVLTMFTSAPSNLMTRQPVRSLDEFRGLEIRASGTASRILDSLGAVSVSMPMPETPEALQRGMVKGLFSSLEVLMDFNFAAYTPYQTMLNSQVYPFAVVMNRNKWNSLPREVQIVLEELGREQALWTGEYMDAHVDKAIEYARENYDAQSFELTPDEYALIEERVRPIIDDWIKEAERNGLPAREILADLESLRDYYESEFSSP, from the coding sequence ATGATGAAAAAACTATTACTGGTGCTTTTTCTTGTTTTTGGTCCCTGTTCTCTGGCTTCAGCTGAAACCATAAGGCTCAGCTATGCCAATTTCCCTCCTGCCAATACTTTCCCTTCGGTTCAGATGGAAAGATGGAAGGAAGAAGTGGAGTTAAGAACCAACGGCAGGGTGAAAATAGATACCTATCCGGGCGGAAGTCTGCTTGGAGCAAGGAACATGTTCCGGGGGGTGATCCAGGGCCAGGCCGATATTGGAAACCTGTCCATGTCCTACCAGCCTGGAGTATTCCCCATGACTTCGGTATTGGAGCTGCCCGTGGGTTTTACTTCAGCCAAGGCAGCCAGTGCAGCCCTTTGGGATCTTTATGAGAAATACCAGCCCAGGGAGTTTGATCAGGTCAAGGTGCTGACCATGTTTACCAGTGCCCCTTCCAATCTCATGACCAGGCAGCCTGTCAGGAGTCTGGATGAATTCAGAGGGCTTGAAATCAGGGCTTCCGGCACTGCCTCCAGAATCCTGGACAGCCTGGGTGCGGTTTCGGTTTCCATGCCCATGCCCGAGACTCCGGAGGCCTTGCAGCGAGGCATGGTCAAGGGCCTTTTTTCTTCCCTGGAAGTGCTCATGGATTTTAATTTTGCCGCATACACCCCTTACCAGACCATGCTCAACTCCCAAGTCTATCCTTTTGCCGTAGTTATGAACCGGAACAAGTGGAACAGCCTGCCCAGGGAAGTTCAGATTGTCCTGGAAGAGCTGGGCCGGGAGCAGGCCTTGTGGACCGGAGAGTACATGGACGCTCACGTGGACAAAGCCATTGAATATGCCAGGGAGAATTACGATGCTCAGTCCTTTGAGCTGACTCCGGATGAGTATGCCCTGATCGAGGAGAGGGTCAGGCCCATTATTGATGACTGGATTAAAGAGGCTGAAAGAAACGGGCTGCCGGCCAGAGAGATCCTGGCTGATCTGGAAAGCCTGAGAGATTACTATGAGTCTGAATTTTCCAGCCCCTAG